Proteins from a genomic interval of Siniperca chuatsi isolate FFG_IHB_CAS linkage group LG10, ASM2008510v1, whole genome shotgun sequence:
- the mfsd2al2 gene encoding sodium-dependent lysophosphatidylcholine symporter 1-B-like, protein MSCLKNFTNRVQTLNNQLKQTVDRDSCSEGQQRGSGGIPLARKMCYAVGGVPYQITTVAIGVSLQIFLLDVVQMEASYVSMILFVSRAWDAVTDPLVGYLVSRSHWTPIGKLTPWLVLSTPFGVLSYLLLWFVPQGSLSQALSVLWFLTAACLFETLMSCYNVPYLSLNMFLGGDHRDRDSATAYRMSVEMVAMLLASVIQGQVVAVYNTEKQEACQHLDHETPQSTSSPQTASLQETQKAFLTSALIMGALFFLCSLVLFLGVKEQRAPLSSDGKVRPSYLTSLKMLICHIPYQRLVLGFVFSALAFQMSLGNFALFCSHAAGLGAQFQHLLLVLLTSASIAVPLWQTVLLRIGKKATVFIGLSLFIPAVIIVACVPSNLPVFMTMCILMGFSVATIFLLPWSMLPDVVEDFAMRHPSCKDLEPLFFSCYAFCSKLAGGLSVGISTMTLQFVGYRAGACNHGDGVGMALIVLFSPVPIALLLIGMVFFHSYPINERQLREQLTTIHPEGSSEQQPHAGVTSTSHHNTVKSNVSLCCYNHDNKSSFKLSVLSNVSKSPSGENSRPESVVQSNVNPQCHKQRLGPYQHSGEDKLGRSFPENDPEPFSSRSNVRSKVSWV, encoded by the exons ATGAGTTGTCTTAAGAATTTTACAAATCGAGTACAGACATTAAACAATCAATTAAAACAGACAGTGGACAGAGACTCATGCAGCGAAGGTCAGCAGAGG GGGTCAGGGGGGATTCCTCTGGCCAGGAAGATGTGTTATGCTGTGGGTGGGGTCCCATATCAGATTACCACAGTAGCTATAGGTGTTTCCCTGCAGATTTTTCTTCTGGATGTTGTGCAG ATGGAGGCCTCTTATGTTTCCATGATTTTATTTGTGAGTCGGGCCTGGGATGCTGTGACTGACCCTCTGGTGGGATATCTGGTGAGCCGCAGTCACTGGACACCCATCGGCAAACTCACTCCATG GCTGGTTCTTTCCACTCCGTTTGGTGTCCTGTCCTATCTGCTGCTGTGGTTTGTGCCACAGGGCTCACTGTCTCAGGCTCTCAGTGTGCTGTGGTTCCTCACAGCAGCCTGCCTGTTCGAGACCCTCATGAGT TGCTACAACGTTCCTTACCTCTCACTCAACATGTTCCTGGGGGGAgatcacagagacagagactcTGCCACAGCCTACA GGATGAGTGTGGAGATGGTGGCGATGCTGTTGGCTTCTGTAATTCAAGGTCAAGTCGTAGCTGTGTACAACACAGAAAAGCAAGAGGCCTGTCAACATCTGGACCATGAAACACCTCAAAGCACATCTTCCCCACAAACTGCATCTCTTCAGGAAACG CAAAAGGCTTTCCTGACCTCAGCTCTGATCATGGGTGCcttgtttttcctctgcagcCTGGTTCTGTTTCTGGGGGTGAAGGAGCAACGGG CCCCTCTCTCCTCTGATGGCAAAGTACGACCGTCCTATCTGACCTCACTGAAGATGCTGATATGCCATATTCCTTACCAACGACTAGTGCTTGGCTTTGTGTTCAGTGCACTTGCATTTCAG ATGTCCTTGGGTAATTTTGCACTTTTTTGCAGTCATGCAGCTGGGCTGGGAGCCCAGTTCCAGCACCTCCTACTGGTTCTACTG ACTTCTGCCTCAATAGCAGTTCCTCTGTGGCAAACAGTTCTTCTGAGAATAGGAAAAAAGgccacagttttcattggaCTATCA CTCTTCATCCCAGCAGTGATTATAGTTGCCTGTGTTCCCAGTAACCTGCCAGTCTTCATGACTATGTGCATTCTGATGGGATTCAGCGTGGCGACCATATTCTTGCTACCCTG GTCTATGCTCCCAGATGTGGTGGAGGACTTTGCCATGAGACATCCCTCCTGCAAAGACCTGGAGCCTCTGTTTTTCTCCTGTTATGCCTTCTGCAGTAAGCTGGCGGGAGGCCTGTCTGTTGGGATCTCAACCATGACATTACA GTTTGTGGGCTACAGAGCGGGTGCGTGTAACCATGGTGACGGAGTGGGGATGGCTCTGATTGTGCTGTTCTCACCAGTTCCTATCGCACTTCTGCTGATAGGGATGGTCTTTTTTCACTCCTACCCAATCAATGAGAGGCAGCTCCGGGAACAACTGACCACAATTCA CCCAGAAGGCTCATCAGAGCAGCAGCCCCATGCTGGCGTGACATCAACTTCACATCATAACACAGTCAAGTCAAATGTATCACTGTGTTGTTACAATCATGATAATAAATCCTCATTCAAGTTATCTGTCCTTTCAAATGTATCAAAGAGCCCTTCTGGAGAAAACAGCAGACCTGAATCAGTTGTCCAGTCAAATGTAAATCCTCAGTGTCATAAGCAGAGACTCGGTCCATACCAGCACTCAGGAGAAGATAAATTGGGAAGAAGTTTTCCTGAGAATGATCCCGAGCCTTTCTCTAGCAGGTCAAACGTGAGATCCAAAGTGTCGTGGGTATAG
- the fam110a gene encoding LOW QUALITY PROTEIN: protein FAM110B (The sequence of the model RefSeq protein was modified relative to this genomic sequence to represent the inferred CDS: deleted 2 bases in 1 codon), with product MPLETLKCPVRQPARTAAAATPPRLRPKGPVGPDFYRRFPAAAGRPKQSAVERLEADKAKYVKSQVALSKQQPVGPPEVWKPLLNPGTALRPTRKTPTQTKTKQEGVQLNVEHLSNLISGVSDGPQFSTTVVSKDSKAPDCATTSYSSPCPTPAGAQQKKERPCPPPRPDWSSPAKVRLKASGPARVESPGSPGSPAAGNVRRVDVLPQASPGRTPGRLPQYIRQPLQPIPLHSQFPLRPATSHLRLFHPRTTGPSPLKPVVAPSKPDNPPSSPAGTHFPAPPPPAAVFPPPSPAITRLSSSSSRKRPSLTRSKSDMSDRYSRAGTELERFFNLCGLDPADLQEFTGSSSDIVSMARFRSVSAPGSECAGSGREGEDEEEEEDAGNAAGRVPYGVSVIERNARVIKWLYGLRHDKDNASRSANL from the exons ATGCCTTTGGAGACTCTCAAATGCCCAGTGAGGCAACCGGCGaggactgctgcagctgcaacaCCACCACGCTTGCGGCCCAAGGGGCCAGTGGGGCCAGACTTCTACCGGCGGTTCccggcagcagcaggcagaccAAAGCAGAGCGCGGTGGAGAGGCTGGAAGCAGACAAGGCAAAATATGTCAAGAGTCAGGTGGCTCTTTCTAAACAGCAGCCAGTCGGGCCTCCTGAAGTGTGGAAGCCTCTGCTAAACCCCGGCACTGCTCTGCGGCCCACCAGGAAGACACCGacccaaacaaaaacaaagcaggagGGAGTCCAGCTCAACGTGGAGCATCTGAGTAACCTGATCAGTGGCGTTAGTGATGGGCCCCAATTCAGTACTACTGTAGTCTCAAAGGACAGTAAAGCTCCTGATTGTGCTACCACTTCATACAGCTCTCCTTGCCCCACACCTGCAGGGGCACAACAGAAAAAGGAGAGACCGTGTCCACCTCCCCGTCCTGACTGGTCCAGTCCTGCTAAGGTGAGATTAAAAGCCTCTGGACCTGCCAGGGTAGAGAGTCCTGGCTCTCCTGGGTCTCCAGCTGCAGGGAACGTACGCAGAGTGGACGTCTTGCCTCAGGCCAGTCCTGGGAGGACCCCTGGCAGACTACCTCAGTACATCCGGCAGCCCCTTCAGCCCATACCTTTACATTCCCAGTTTCCACTCCGCCCGGCTACTTCACATCTGCGTCTCTTCCACCCCAGAACAACAGGTCCCTCTCCTCTAAAACCCGTTGTTGCTCCATCGAAACCTGACaaccctccctcctctccagctgGAACCCACTTCCCTGCTCCACCACCCCCTGCC GCTGTtttccctcccccctccccagcGATTACCCGTttatcctcctccagctccaggAAACGCCCCTCTCTGACCCGGTCTAAATCGGACATGAGTGACCGGTACTCTCGAGCCGGGACGGAGTTGGAGCGCTTCTTCAACCTGTGCGGTTTGGATCCTGCAGACCTGCAGGAGTTTACCGGATCTAGTTCTGACATTGTGTCCATGGCCCGTTTCCGCAGTGTGAGCGCTCCAGGGTCTGAGTGTGCAGGCTCCGGCAGAGAGGgcgaagatgaggaggaggaggaggatgctggcAATGCTGCAGGGCGTGTTCCCTACGGTGTTTCTGTCATTGAGAGGAATGCGAGAGTGATTAAATGGCTGTATGGACTCCGTCATGACAAGGACAATGCGAGTAGGAGCGCCAATTTATAG
- the prickle3 gene encoding prickle-like protein 2 isoform X3 yields the protein MMTKLVSDFQRHSISDDDSGCASEEYAWVPPGLKPEQVYQYFSCLPEDRVPYVNSPGERYRIKQLLHQLPAHDSEPQYCNTLDEEEKKELRLFSQQRKRENLGRGVVRLFPVTMTGAICQQCGRQICGGDIAVFASRAGHGSCWHPQCFQCASCSELLVDLIYFYQEGQIYCGRHHAERLKPRCQACDEIILADECTEAEGRYWHMKHFCCFECEAALGGQRYIMRESRPYCCSCYESLYAEYCDTCGEHIGIDQGQMTYEGQHWHAVESCFCCARCKLPLLGRPFLPRGGLIFCSRSCSLGEDPNNSDSCDSALQSRLPQHRRCETAEKHLQPQCGSPLQPLEGISPPITPTKDCIHTAVENRGVHCTAPVQSGVPSPSGHPHPRGSYSPLPHIHLGNGLGPSWPSDLPHYSLLPGDCTIKPPVGGLQFQGELNGNTGLTGLNSRGTSTAKDCRNWVERTSQVMQVSPHQNNSHVNHLTSRDSPPLPPNNPSILPPPLPVKSRDLMPRESPPPNLPPPEERPSDSPPPLSRSGTARVSFREPISSSYSVDEDEDENEEELQEGEENQQDEDEVEGGFGSRLHLQKGIPPQMDLLDGSSYHQRSLRRGWSRCRIPSDPALHPGAERRSRRSRPDRPRLDALEWRGEKDRDNRGSANASSLTLQPAQYKHEDSCSTCTSSSDSEEEGYFLGQPIPLPPQLRKQQPEEGKDRKVEEEREVQRDWGLRGSLRRRRAHSLGAKDKDKNCAIS from the exons ATGATGACGAAGCTGGTGTCAGACTTCCAGAGGCACTCCATCTCCGACGACGACTCGGGCTGCGCCTCCGAGGAGTATGCATGGGTCCCACCTGGGCTCAAGCCCGAACAG GTATACCAGTATTTTAGCTGCTTGCCAGAGGACAGGGTGCCTTATGTGAACAGTCCAGGGGAGAGATACCGAATCAAACAACTGCTGCACCAGCTTCCAGCCCACGACAGTGAG CCCCAGTACTGTAACACCCTGGacgaggaggagaagaaggagttGCGTTTGTTCAGTcagcagaggaaaagagaaaacttGGGCAGAGGCGTCGTCAGACTCTTTCCAGTAACTATGACAGGAGCCATCTGCCAGCAG TGCGGCAGACAGATCTGCGGTGGAGACATAGCTGTGTTTGCCAGTCGGGCAGGACACGGCAGTTGTTGGCACCCTCAGTGTTTCCAGTGTGCCTCCTGCAGTGAGCTGCTGGTCGATCTGATCTACTTCTACCAGGAAGGACAGATCTATTGCGGCCGGCACCACGCTGAGAGGCTCAAGCCCCGCTGCCAAGCCTGCGACGAG ATTATTCTAGCCGATGAATGTACAGAGGCAGAAGGAAGATACTGGCACATGAAGCACTTCTGTTGTTTTGAATGTGAGGCTGCACTGGGCGGTCAGCGTTACATAATGAGAGAGAGTCGACCGTACTGCTGCTCCTGCTACGAGTCCCTGTATGCAGAGTACTGCGATACCTGCGGAGAACACATAG GTATTGACCAGGGCCAGATGACATACGAGGGTCAGCACTGGCACGCtgtggagtcgtgtttctgctGCGCCCGCTGTAAACTACCTCTGCTGGGGCGTCCCTTCCTCCCTCGAGGGGGGCTCATCTTCTGCTCCAGGTCCTGCTCGCTGGGCGAGGACCCCAATAACTCCGACTCCTGTGACTCGGCGCTGCAGAGCAGACTGCCTCAGCATAGACGCtgtgagacagcagagaaacacCTGCAGCCACAGTGTGGTTCTCCACTGCAGCCACTAGAGGGCATCAGCCCCCCTATAACTCCTACAAAAGACTGCATTCATACTGCAGTGGAAAACAGAG GCGTCCACTGCACTGCTCCAGTTCAAAGCGGAGTTCCTTCACCCAGTGGTCATCCTCATCCAAGGGGCTCCTACTCACCTCTTCCCCACATTCATCTAGGAAATGGCTTAGGTCCATCTTGGCCCAGCGACCTCCCACATTACAGTTTACTGCCAGGGGACTGTACTATCAAACCTCCTGTCGGTGGTCTTCAGTTCCAGGGAGAGCTGAACGGAAATACTGGACTAACTGGTCTTAATTCAAGAGGAACCTCTACTGCTAAAGACTGTAGGAACTGGGTGGAAAGGACAAGTCAAGTTATGCAAG TGTCTCCTCATCAGAACAACTCACATGTAAACCACCTCACTTCACGTGACTCGCCTCCCCTCCCGCCCAACAACCCATCCATCCTCCCACCTCCTCTGCCCGTCAAGTCTCGTGACTTGATGCCCCGGGAGTCACCCCCACCAAACCTCCCCCCACCAGAGGAAAGACCCTCTGATTCTCCGCCCCCGCTGTCTCGCAGTGGCACAGCTAGAGTCAGTTTCAGAGAACCAATCAGCAGCAGCTACTCTGTTGACGAGGATGAAGATGAGAATGAGGAAGAGCTGCAAGAGGGCGAGGAAAACCAGCAGGACGAAGATGAGGTGGAGGGAGGTTTTGGAAGCAGGTTACATCTACAGAAAGGCATCCCGCCACAGATGGATCTACTGG ATGGATCCTCTTACCACCAGCGGAGTCTGCGGCGAGGGTGGAGCCGGTGCCGTATCCCCTCCGACCCTGCTCTCCACCCGGGAGCAGAGAGGCGCTCCCGACGCTCGCGACCCGACCGGCCTCGGCTGGACGCCCTGGAGTGGAGAGGCGAGAAAGACAGGGACAACAGGGGCTCCGCCAACGCCTCCTCACTGACCCTGCAGCCGGCCCAGTACAAACATGAAGACTCCTGTTCTACATGCACTTCATCCTCGGACTCAGAAGAAGAGGGCTACTTCCTGGGACAGCCCATACCTCTGCCCCCGCAGCTCCGAAAGCAGCAGCCTGAGGAGGGCAAAGACAGAAAGgtagaagaggagagggaggtgcAGAGAGACTGGGGACTGCGAGGCAGCCTACGGCGGAGAAGAGCTCACAGTCTCGGTGCAAAGGACAAAGATAAAAACTGTGCTATCTCCTAA
- the prickle3 gene encoding prickle-like protein 2 isoform X2, producing the protein MFLRGSKKRRSNRSEEEDPDRGQPCMHCGDQCPGFRVHGWRKICVHCKCVREEHAVRSVPGQLEKMMTKLVSDFQRHSISDDDSGCASEEYAWVPPGLKPEQVYQYFSCLPEDRVPYVNSPGERYRIKQLLHQLPAHDSEPQYCNTLDEEEKKELRLFSQQRKRENLGRGVVRLFPVTMTGAICQQCGRQICGGDIAVFASRAGHGSCWHPQCFQCASCSELLVDLIYFYQEGQIYCGRHHAERLKPRCQACDEIILADECTEAEGRYWHMKHFCCFECEAALGGQRYIMRESRPYCCSCYESLYAEYCDTCGEHIGIDQGQMTYEGQHWHAVESCFCCARCKLPLLGRPFLPRGGLIFCSRSCSLGEDPNNSDSCDSALQSRLPQHRRCETAEKHLQPQCGSPLQPLEGISPPITPTKDCIHTAVENRGVHCTAPVQSGVPSPSGHPHPRGSYSPLPHIHLGNGLGPSWPSDLPHYSLLPGDCTIKPPVGGLQFQGELNGNTGLTGLNSRGTSTAKDCRNWVERTSQVMQVSPHQNNSHVNHLTSRDSPPLPPNNPSILPPPLPVKSRDLMPRESPPPNLPPPEERPSDSPPPLSRSGTARVSFREPISSSYSVDEDEDENEEELQEGEENQQDEDEVEGGFGSRLHLQKGIPPQMDLLDGSSYHQRSLRRGWSRCRIPSDPALHPGAERRSRRSRPDRPRLDALEWRGEKDRDNRGSANASSLTLQPAQYKHEDSCSTCTSSSDSEEEGYFLGQPIPLPPQLRKQQPEEGKDRKVEEEREVQRDWGLRGSLRRRRAHSLGAKDKDKNCAIS; encoded by the exons GAAGATTTGTGTACACTGCAAGTGTGTGCGAGAGGAGCATGCCGTGCGCTCGGTGCCGGGCCAGCTGGAAAAGATGATGACGAAGCTGGTGTCAGACTTCCAGAGGCACTCCATCTCCGACGACGACTCGGGCTGCGCCTCCGAGGAGTATGCATGGGTCCCACCTGGGCTCAAGCCCGAACAG GTATACCAGTATTTTAGCTGCTTGCCAGAGGACAGGGTGCCTTATGTGAACAGTCCAGGGGAGAGATACCGAATCAAACAACTGCTGCACCAGCTTCCAGCCCACGACAGTGAG CCCCAGTACTGTAACACCCTGGacgaggaggagaagaaggagttGCGTTTGTTCAGTcagcagaggaaaagagaaaacttGGGCAGAGGCGTCGTCAGACTCTTTCCAGTAACTATGACAGGAGCCATCTGCCAGCAG TGCGGCAGACAGATCTGCGGTGGAGACATAGCTGTGTTTGCCAGTCGGGCAGGACACGGCAGTTGTTGGCACCCTCAGTGTTTCCAGTGTGCCTCCTGCAGTGAGCTGCTGGTCGATCTGATCTACTTCTACCAGGAAGGACAGATCTATTGCGGCCGGCACCACGCTGAGAGGCTCAAGCCCCGCTGCCAAGCCTGCGACGAG ATTATTCTAGCCGATGAATGTACAGAGGCAGAAGGAAGATACTGGCACATGAAGCACTTCTGTTGTTTTGAATGTGAGGCTGCACTGGGCGGTCAGCGTTACATAATGAGAGAGAGTCGACCGTACTGCTGCTCCTGCTACGAGTCCCTGTATGCAGAGTACTGCGATACCTGCGGAGAACACATAG GTATTGACCAGGGCCAGATGACATACGAGGGTCAGCACTGGCACGCtgtggagtcgtgtttctgctGCGCCCGCTGTAAACTACCTCTGCTGGGGCGTCCCTTCCTCCCTCGAGGGGGGCTCATCTTCTGCTCCAGGTCCTGCTCGCTGGGCGAGGACCCCAATAACTCCGACTCCTGTGACTCGGCGCTGCAGAGCAGACTGCCTCAGCATAGACGCtgtgagacagcagagaaacacCTGCAGCCACAGTGTGGTTCTCCACTGCAGCCACTAGAGGGCATCAGCCCCCCTATAACTCCTACAAAAGACTGCATTCATACTGCAGTGGAAAACAGAG GCGTCCACTGCACTGCTCCAGTTCAAAGCGGAGTTCCTTCACCCAGTGGTCATCCTCATCCAAGGGGCTCCTACTCACCTCTTCCCCACATTCATCTAGGAAATGGCTTAGGTCCATCTTGGCCCAGCGACCTCCCACATTACAGTTTACTGCCAGGGGACTGTACTATCAAACCTCCTGTCGGTGGTCTTCAGTTCCAGGGAGAGCTGAACGGAAATACTGGACTAACTGGTCTTAATTCAAGAGGAACCTCTACTGCTAAAGACTGTAGGAACTGGGTGGAAAGGACAAGTCAAGTTATGCAAG TGTCTCCTCATCAGAACAACTCACATGTAAACCACCTCACTTCACGTGACTCGCCTCCCCTCCCGCCCAACAACCCATCCATCCTCCCACCTCCTCTGCCCGTCAAGTCTCGTGACTTGATGCCCCGGGAGTCACCCCCACCAAACCTCCCCCCACCAGAGGAAAGACCCTCTGATTCTCCGCCCCCGCTGTCTCGCAGTGGCACAGCTAGAGTCAGTTTCAGAGAACCAATCAGCAGCAGCTACTCTGTTGACGAGGATGAAGATGAGAATGAGGAAGAGCTGCAAGAGGGCGAGGAAAACCAGCAGGACGAAGATGAGGTGGAGGGAGGTTTTGGAAGCAGGTTACATCTACAGAAAGGCATCCCGCCACAGATGGATCTACTGG ATGGATCCTCTTACCACCAGCGGAGTCTGCGGCGAGGGTGGAGCCGGTGCCGTATCCCCTCCGACCCTGCTCTCCACCCGGGAGCAGAGAGGCGCTCCCGACGCTCGCGACCCGACCGGCCTCGGCTGGACGCCCTGGAGTGGAGAGGCGAGAAAGACAGGGACAACAGGGGCTCCGCCAACGCCTCCTCACTGACCCTGCAGCCGGCCCAGTACAAACATGAAGACTCCTGTTCTACATGCACTTCATCCTCGGACTCAGAAGAAGAGGGCTACTTCCTGGGACAGCCCATACCTCTGCCCCCGCAGCTCCGAAAGCAGCAGCCTGAGGAGGGCAAAGACAGAAAGgtagaagaggagagggaggtgcAGAGAGACTGGGGACTGCGAGGCAGCCTACGGCGGAGAAGAGCTCACAGTCTCGGTGCAAAGGACAAAGATAAAAACTGTGCTATCTCCTAA
- the prickle3 gene encoding prickle-like protein 2 isoform X1, producing the protein MFLRGSKKRRSNRSQEEEDPDRGQPCMHCGDQCPGFRVHGWRKICVHCKCVREEHAVRSVPGQLEKMMTKLVSDFQRHSISDDDSGCASEEYAWVPPGLKPEQVYQYFSCLPEDRVPYVNSPGERYRIKQLLHQLPAHDSEPQYCNTLDEEEKKELRLFSQQRKRENLGRGVVRLFPVTMTGAICQQCGRQICGGDIAVFASRAGHGSCWHPQCFQCASCSELLVDLIYFYQEGQIYCGRHHAERLKPRCQACDEIILADECTEAEGRYWHMKHFCCFECEAALGGQRYIMRESRPYCCSCYESLYAEYCDTCGEHIGIDQGQMTYEGQHWHAVESCFCCARCKLPLLGRPFLPRGGLIFCSRSCSLGEDPNNSDSCDSALQSRLPQHRRCETAEKHLQPQCGSPLQPLEGISPPITPTKDCIHTAVENRGVHCTAPVQSGVPSPSGHPHPRGSYSPLPHIHLGNGLGPSWPSDLPHYSLLPGDCTIKPPVGGLQFQGELNGNTGLTGLNSRGTSTAKDCRNWVERTSQVMQVSPHQNNSHVNHLTSRDSPPLPPNNPSILPPPLPVKSRDLMPRESPPPNLPPPEERPSDSPPPLSRSGTARVSFREPISSSYSVDEDEDENEEELQEGEENQQDEDEVEGGFGSRLHLQKGIPPQMDLLDGSSYHQRSLRRGWSRCRIPSDPALHPGAERRSRRSRPDRPRLDALEWRGEKDRDNRGSANASSLTLQPAQYKHEDSCSTCTSSSDSEEEGYFLGQPIPLPPQLRKQQPEEGKDRKVEEEREVQRDWGLRGSLRRRRAHSLGAKDKDKNCAIS; encoded by the exons GAAGATTTGTGTACACTGCAAGTGTGTGCGAGAGGAGCATGCCGTGCGCTCGGTGCCGGGCCAGCTGGAAAAGATGATGACGAAGCTGGTGTCAGACTTCCAGAGGCACTCCATCTCCGACGACGACTCGGGCTGCGCCTCCGAGGAGTATGCATGGGTCCCACCTGGGCTCAAGCCCGAACAG GTATACCAGTATTTTAGCTGCTTGCCAGAGGACAGGGTGCCTTATGTGAACAGTCCAGGGGAGAGATACCGAATCAAACAACTGCTGCACCAGCTTCCAGCCCACGACAGTGAG CCCCAGTACTGTAACACCCTGGacgaggaggagaagaaggagttGCGTTTGTTCAGTcagcagaggaaaagagaaaacttGGGCAGAGGCGTCGTCAGACTCTTTCCAGTAACTATGACAGGAGCCATCTGCCAGCAG TGCGGCAGACAGATCTGCGGTGGAGACATAGCTGTGTTTGCCAGTCGGGCAGGACACGGCAGTTGTTGGCACCCTCAGTGTTTCCAGTGTGCCTCCTGCAGTGAGCTGCTGGTCGATCTGATCTACTTCTACCAGGAAGGACAGATCTATTGCGGCCGGCACCACGCTGAGAGGCTCAAGCCCCGCTGCCAAGCCTGCGACGAG ATTATTCTAGCCGATGAATGTACAGAGGCAGAAGGAAGATACTGGCACATGAAGCACTTCTGTTGTTTTGAATGTGAGGCTGCACTGGGCGGTCAGCGTTACATAATGAGAGAGAGTCGACCGTACTGCTGCTCCTGCTACGAGTCCCTGTATGCAGAGTACTGCGATACCTGCGGAGAACACATAG GTATTGACCAGGGCCAGATGACATACGAGGGTCAGCACTGGCACGCtgtggagtcgtgtttctgctGCGCCCGCTGTAAACTACCTCTGCTGGGGCGTCCCTTCCTCCCTCGAGGGGGGCTCATCTTCTGCTCCAGGTCCTGCTCGCTGGGCGAGGACCCCAATAACTCCGACTCCTGTGACTCGGCGCTGCAGAGCAGACTGCCTCAGCATAGACGCtgtgagacagcagagaaacacCTGCAGCCACAGTGTGGTTCTCCACTGCAGCCACTAGAGGGCATCAGCCCCCCTATAACTCCTACAAAAGACTGCATTCATACTGCAGTGGAAAACAGAG GCGTCCACTGCACTGCTCCAGTTCAAAGCGGAGTTCCTTCACCCAGTGGTCATCCTCATCCAAGGGGCTCCTACTCACCTCTTCCCCACATTCATCTAGGAAATGGCTTAGGTCCATCTTGGCCCAGCGACCTCCCACATTACAGTTTACTGCCAGGGGACTGTACTATCAAACCTCCTGTCGGTGGTCTTCAGTTCCAGGGAGAGCTGAACGGAAATACTGGACTAACTGGTCTTAATTCAAGAGGAACCTCTACTGCTAAAGACTGTAGGAACTGGGTGGAAAGGACAAGTCAAGTTATGCAAG TGTCTCCTCATCAGAACAACTCACATGTAAACCACCTCACTTCACGTGACTCGCCTCCCCTCCCGCCCAACAACCCATCCATCCTCCCACCTCCTCTGCCCGTCAAGTCTCGTGACTTGATGCCCCGGGAGTCACCCCCACCAAACCTCCCCCCACCAGAGGAAAGACCCTCTGATTCTCCGCCCCCGCTGTCTCGCAGTGGCACAGCTAGAGTCAGTTTCAGAGAACCAATCAGCAGCAGCTACTCTGTTGACGAGGATGAAGATGAGAATGAGGAAGAGCTGCAAGAGGGCGAGGAAAACCAGCAGGACGAAGATGAGGTGGAGGGAGGTTTTGGAAGCAGGTTACATCTACAGAAAGGCATCCCGCCACAGATGGATCTACTGG ATGGATCCTCTTACCACCAGCGGAGTCTGCGGCGAGGGTGGAGCCGGTGCCGTATCCCCTCCGACCCTGCTCTCCACCCGGGAGCAGAGAGGCGCTCCCGACGCTCGCGACCCGACCGGCCTCGGCTGGACGCCCTGGAGTGGAGAGGCGAGAAAGACAGGGACAACAGGGGCTCCGCCAACGCCTCCTCACTGACCCTGCAGCCGGCCCAGTACAAACATGAAGACTCCTGTTCTACATGCACTTCATCCTCGGACTCAGAAGAAGAGGGCTACTTCCTGGGACAGCCCATACCTCTGCCCCCGCAGCTCCGAAAGCAGCAGCCTGAGGAGGGCAAAGACAGAAAGgtagaagaggagagggaggtgcAGAGAGACTGGGGACTGCGAGGCAGCCTACGGCGGAGAAGAGCTCACAGTCTCGGTGCAAAGGACAAAGATAAAAACTGTGCTATCTCCTAA